In Rhodanobacter humi, the following are encoded in one genomic region:
- the gltB gene encoding glutamate synthase large subunit, whose product MKQSGGTSLYDASFEHDSCGFGLVAQIDGRASAWVVDTAFEALAKLSHRGAVNADGVSGDGCGVLIRRPQAWLRALADEAGIALGERFAAGLVFLDPKDAAATGVLERHLAEEGVRVAGWREVAVNEEACGPLAAAARPRVRQLFVDAGEGMDEEAFERALFRARRRAETALADDAAFYVVTLTAELIGYKAMAAPGRLREVFADLVHPALVADAVVFHQRFSTNTTPQWRLAQPFRLLAHNGEINTIRANRRWMQARASIWRSPRVELGDLGPLVRQQGSDSESLDNALEVLLAGGLDLLAAMRVLVPPAFAARENIDEDLAAFYEYYALHSEPWDGPAGLVMCDGRYAACTLDRNGLRPARWALSDDNHFIIASEAGLWDMPSARVVAKGRLAPGEMIAVDFREHRLLRDADIDAINRRRAPYRDWLRAGVSYLESDLIDPSLAAEPLPVEQLRCYQKLYGLSREERETVLKVIAELEAEATGAMGDDTPMAALSRQVRPLFDRFRQGFAQVTNPPIDPLREKLVMSLVTQIGAEGNVFELKPENAKQVLINSPILSQRKLRQLLALPQFVDTPRFDLMYAPELGLEAALRRLCETVAQSVREGNALVFLSDRYPEREQLPIHSLLATGAVHAHLIEQGLRCQCNLIVETATPRDSHQFACLLGFGATAIYPWLAYQSLFELGREGHIDGDRLEIGRSYRRGIRKGLLKILSKMGISTIAGYRGAQLFEIVGLAPEVVALCFPGTPSRIDGAGFAELEHEQQLLAAEAWNAAQPLRAGGIYKYMHGGEYHMYNPEVIDTLQHAVRTGDPADYRAYADHVDRRPASALRDLLAVQPLGAPVPLDEVEPVEAILKRFDSAGMSLGALSPEAHEALATAMNRLGARSNSGEGGEDPARYGTEKMSKIKQVASGRFGVTPAYLVNAEVLQIKIAQGAKPGEGGQLPGHKVDATIARLRYAKPGIGLISPPPHHDIYSIEDLAELIHDLKEVNPDALVSVKLVSHAGVGTVAAGVVKAGADLITVSGHDGGTGASPLTSIKYAGTPWELGLAETQQTLRRNTLRGRVRLQTDGGLKTGLDVIKAALLGAESFGFGTGPMVALGCKYLRICHLNNCATGVATQHPVLRKEHFTGLPEMVMNYFQFVAADVREHLARLGARSLAELVGRSELLAQRADATPVRHGLNLAPLLDGASLGAASDSACAMARNPMRDAAALATRIAADTAPLVELGEGGHFSYTIANTDRAIGARLSGAIARRHGDHGMDERPIVLQLEGAAGQSLGAWNAGGVQIELTGEANDGVGKGMAGGRIVVRPPADSPFASQDASIIGNTCLYGATGGELYAAGRAGERFAVRNSGAVAVVEGAGDHCCEYMTGGVVAVLGKVGLNFGAGMTGGFAYVLDLERDFVDCYNHELVDILRISPEGMEHHMQHLRGLVTRHVELTGSDWGRQVLRDFRGLQYKFWLVKPKAASLAVLAEELRRAA is encoded by the coding sequence ATGAAGCAGTCCGGTGGAACCAGCCTGTACGACGCGTCCTTTGAACACGACAGCTGCGGCTTCGGCCTGGTGGCGCAGATCGACGGCCGCGCCAGCGCCTGGGTGGTCGATACCGCGTTCGAGGCGCTGGCGAAGCTTTCGCACCGCGGCGCGGTGAACGCGGACGGCGTGAGCGGCGACGGCTGCGGCGTGCTGATCCGTCGCCCGCAGGCGTGGTTGCGTGCACTGGCGGACGAGGCGGGCATCGCGCTGGGCGAGCGTTTCGCGGCGGGGCTGGTGTTCCTCGATCCCAAGGACGCCGCCGCGACGGGCGTGCTGGAGCGGCATCTCGCCGAGGAAGGCGTGCGCGTGGCGGGTTGGCGCGAGGTGGCGGTGAACGAGGAGGCTTGCGGCCCGCTGGCCGCCGCCGCGCGGCCGCGCGTGCGCCAGCTGTTCGTGGATGCGGGCGAAGGCATGGACGAGGAAGCGTTCGAGCGCGCGCTGTTCCGCGCGCGCCGCCGCGCCGAGACCGCGCTGGCTGACGATGCGGCGTTCTACGTGGTGACGCTGACGGCCGAGCTGATCGGCTACAAGGCGATGGCCGCGCCCGGACGCCTGCGCGAGGTGTTCGCCGATCTCGTGCATCCGGCCCTGGTCGCCGACGCGGTGGTGTTCCACCAGCGCTTTTCCACCAACACCACGCCGCAGTGGCGGCTGGCGCAGCCGTTCCGCCTGCTGGCGCACAACGGCGAGATCAACACTATCCGCGCGAACCGGCGCTGGATGCAGGCGCGCGCGTCGATCTGGCGCTCGCCGCGCGTGGAGCTGGGCGACCTCGGCCCGCTGGTGCGTCAGCAGGGTTCGGATTCGGAGAGCCTCGACAACGCGCTGGAGGTGCTGCTGGCCGGCGGTCTCGACCTGCTCGCCGCGATGCGCGTGCTGGTGCCGCCGGCGTTCGCCGCGCGCGAGAACATCGACGAGGATCTCGCGGCGTTCTACGAGTATTACGCGCTGCACAGCGAACCCTGGGACGGCCCCGCCGGCCTGGTGATGTGCGACGGCCGCTACGCCGCCTGCACGCTGGACCGCAATGGCCTGCGCCCCGCACGCTGGGCGCTGTCCGACGACAACCACTTCATCATCGCCTCCGAGGCAGGCCTGTGGGACATGCCTTCGGCGCGCGTGGTGGCCAAGGGCCGCCTCGCGCCGGGCGAAATGATCGCGGTGGATTTCCGCGAGCATCGCCTGCTGCGCGATGCCGACATCGACGCGATCAACCGCCGGCGCGCGCCCTACCGCGACTGGCTGCGCGCCGGCGTGAGCTACCTGGAGTCGGACCTGATCGATCCCTCGCTGGCCGCCGAACCGCTGCCGGTGGAGCAGCTGCGCTGCTACCAGAAGCTGTACGGCCTCTCGCGCGAGGAGCGCGAGACGGTGCTGAAGGTGATCGCGGAACTCGAGGCCGAGGCTACCGGCGCGATGGGCGACGACACGCCGATGGCGGCCCTGTCGCGCCAGGTACGGCCGCTGTTCGACCGCTTCCGCCAGGGCTTCGCCCAGGTCACCAACCCGCCGATCGATCCGCTGCGCGAGAAGCTGGTGATGTCGCTGGTCACCCAGATCGGCGCGGAAGGCAACGTGTTCGAGCTCAAGCCCGAGAACGCGAAGCAGGTGCTGATCAACTCGCCGATCCTGTCCCAGCGCAAGCTGCGCCAGCTGCTGGCGCTGCCGCAGTTCGTCGACACGCCGCGCTTCGACCTGATGTACGCGCCGGAGCTGGGCCTGGAAGCCGCGCTGCGCCGGCTGTGCGAGACGGTGGCGCAGTCGGTGCGCGAGGGCAACGCGCTGGTCTTCCTCAGCGACCGCTACCCCGAGCGCGAGCAGCTGCCGATTCACTCCCTGCTCGCCACCGGCGCGGTGCACGCGCACCTGATCGAGCAAGGCCTGCGCTGCCAGTGCAATCTCATCGTGGAGACTGCCACGCCGCGTGATTCGCACCAGTTCGCCTGCCTGCTCGGCTTCGGCGCCACCGCGATCTATCCGTGGCTGGCCTACCAGAGCCTGTTCGAGCTGGGCCGCGAGGGCCACATCGACGGCGACCGGCTGGAGATCGGCCGCAGCTACCGTCGCGGCATCCGCAAGGGTCTGCTGAAGATCCTCTCGAAGATGGGCATCTCCACCATCGCCGGCTACCGCGGCGCACAGCTGTTCGAGATCGTGGGACTGGCGCCGGAAGTCGTCGCGCTGTGCTTCCCCGGCACGCCCTCGCGCATCGACGGCGCCGGTTTCGCCGAACTCGAACACGAGCAGCAGCTGCTCGCCGCCGAGGCGTGGAACGCGGCGCAGCCGCTGCGCGCAGGCGGCATCTACAAGTACATGCACGGCGGCGAGTACCACATGTACAACCCGGAGGTGATCGACACGCTGCAGCACGCGGTGCGCACAGGCGACCCGGCGGACTATCGCGCCTACGCCGACCACGTCGACCGTCGCCCGGCCTCGGCATTGCGCGACCTGCTCGCGGTGCAGCCGCTGGGCGCGCCGGTGCCGCTGGACGAGGTCGAACCGGTCGAGGCGATCCTCAAGCGCTTCGATTCCGCCGGCATGTCGCTGGGCGCGCTGTCGCCCGAGGCGCACGAGGCGCTGGCCACCGCGATGAACCGGCTGGGCGCGCGCAGCAATTCCGGCGAAGGCGGCGAGGACCCGGCGCGCTACGGCACCGAGAAGATGTCGAAGATCAAGCAGGTCGCCTCCGGCCGCTTCGGCGTCACGCCGGCCTACCTGGTCAACGCCGAGGTGCTGCAGATCAAGATCGCGCAGGGCGCCAAGCCCGGCGAAGGCGGCCAGCTGCCCGGCCACAAGGTGGACGCCACCATCGCGCGACTACGCTACGCCAAGCCTGGTATCGGCCTGATCTCGCCGCCGCCGCACCACGACATCTATTCCATCGAGGACCTCGCCGAGCTGATCCACGACCTCAAGGAAGTGAATCCCGACGCGCTGGTCTCGGTGAAGCTGGTCAGCCACGCCGGCGTGGGCACGGTGGCCGCGGGCGTGGTGAAGGCGGGCGCCGACCTCATCACCGTGAGCGGCCATGACGGCGGCACCGGCGCCAGCCCGCTGACGTCCATCAAATATGCGGGCACGCCGTGGGAGCTGGGCCTGGCCGAGACGCAGCAGACCCTGCGCCGCAACACGCTGCGCGGCCGCGTGCGCCTGCAGACCGATGGCGGCCTGAAGACCGGCCTCGACGTGATCAAGGCCGCGCTGCTCGGCGCCGAGAGCTTCGGCTTCGGCACCGGCCCGATGGTGGCGCTGGGCTGCAAGTACCTGCGCATCTGCCACTTGAACAACTGCGCCACCGGCGTGGCCACCCAGCACCCGGTGCTGCGCAAGGAGCACTTCACCGGCCTGCCGGAGATGGTGATGAACTACTTCCAGTTCGTCGCCGCCGATGTGCGCGAACACCTTGCGCGGCTGGGCGCGCGTTCGCTTGCCGAGCTGGTCGGCCGCAGCGAGCTGCTGGCGCAGCGCGCCGACGCCACGCCGGTGCGCCACGGACTGAACCTCGCGCCGCTGCTGGACGGAGCCAGCCTCGGCGCGGCCAGCGACAGCGCCTGCGCGATGGCGCGCAACCCGATGCGCGACGCCGCGGCGCTGGCCACGCGCATCGCGGCGGATACCGCGCCGCTGGTGGAGCTGGGCGAGGGCGGGCATTTCAGCTACACGATCGCGAATACCGACCGCGCGATCGGCGCGCGCCTGTCCGGCGCCATCGCGCGCCGGCACGGCGACCACGGCATGGACGAGCGCCCCATCGTGCTGCAGCTGGAAGGCGCGGCGGGCCAGAGCCTGGGCGCGTGGAACGCCGGCGGCGTGCAGATCGAGCTCACCGGCGAGGCGAACGACGGCGTGGGCAAGGGCATGGCCGGCGGCCGCATCGTGGTGCGCCCGCCCGCTGATTCGCCGTTTGCCTCGCAGGACGCCTCGATCATCGGCAACACCTGCCTGTACGGCGCCACCGGCGGCGAGCTGTATGCGGCCGGCCGCGCGGGCGAGCGCTTCGCGGTGCGCAACTCCGGCGCGGTGGCGGTGGTGGAAGGCGCCGGTGACCACTGCTGCGAATACATGACCGGCGGCGTGGTGGCGGTGCTCGGCAAGGTCGGCCTCAACTTCGGCGCCGGCATGACCGGCGGCTTCGCCTACGTGCTCGACCTCGAGCGCGATTTCGTGGACTGCTACAACCACGAGCTGGTCGACATCCTGCGCATCTCGCCCGAGGGCATGGAGCACCACATGCAGCACCTGCGCGGCCTGGTGACGCGCCATGTGGAGCTCACCGGCAGCGACTGGGGGCGGCAGGTGCTGCGCGACTTCCGCGGGCTGCAATACAAGTTCTGGCTGGTGAAGCCGAAGGCGGCGAGCCTCGCGGTGCTCGCTGAGGAACTCAGGAGGGCGGCATGA